One stretch of Halobaculum marinum DNA includes these proteins:
- a CDS encoding methyl-accepting chemotaxis protein → MTDRSRTGVGARLVPDAIRGGIVRKFATVLLVLVVAVGAVGAFTVSQSTDEIHQSVETEMATVTSLEAGELAEWIENRQTATRMISEYQDVREGNEAKLRPVFVSELRSLPNDVHAIHYVDTEAGRVLASSDPDSEGVSLSAARLAWAPETAPASADRTAMSDVYETDDGTMIGFVSSVPSAPTRAVVLVADVSDIAATFQEPVEGGFTQVVARDGTVLMAENAGAVGRAYLGADSEAFQRAIDGNEVVTEDAGIEDAMDTELVVSYVRVPGTSWVIAAHAPADNAYVLASSIQRNILLLVATAIVGFLVAGVLIAKPTGDALDDLSERARALGGGDLNVSVSSNRIDEIGTLYGAFGDMRDDLDETLSQVRTERERAAESKAEAEAMAESLERRADEYGDAMARCADGDLTVRLDEDSDHEGLREIAVSFNRMVDDLEDTVGTVRAFADEADGRATAVATGADQIEDASASVSHAMTEVAGASDEQTERLDEVSGEMSGLSATVEEIAATAADVSSLSAEAADSADAAGDAAEDALAAFDEVADHTERTAAEVEQVADEMAEITEVVDLIDGIAEQTNLLALNASIEAARAGEEGDGFAVVASEVKTLAEETSAATDDIAARIETLREASEAAAADMTATEAVVEDGVDVVEEALDAVESVGDRIDDTNDAVASIDTATDDQAATTEEVVTMAEEVADIGADTSAEIDDAAAAAQEQAAAVTQVSEAAERLSDRVQDLRALVERFDVDDVDEDLVDAVDESAVDGAGLAATATDDADDAAGTLDDTSTGAETGSGVAMTDGDGFEFGPR, encoded by the coding sequence ATGACTGATAGATCACGCACCGGGGTGGGGGCCCGCCTCGTGCCGGACGCGATCAGAGGAGGGATTGTCAGAAAGTTCGCGACGGTCCTGCTGGTGCTCGTCGTCGCCGTCGGTGCGGTTGGCGCGTTCACCGTGAGTCAGTCGACAGACGAGATCCACCAGAGCGTCGAGACGGAGATGGCGACGGTGACGTCGCTGGAGGCGGGCGAACTCGCCGAGTGGATCGAGAATCGGCAGACGGCGACCCGGATGATCTCCGAGTACCAGGACGTTCGAGAGGGAAACGAGGCGAAACTGCGACCGGTGTTCGTTTCTGAACTCCGTTCGCTCCCGAACGACGTCCACGCGATCCACTACGTCGACACCGAGGCAGGCCGCGTGCTCGCGTCGAGCGACCCGGACAGTGAAGGGGTGTCGCTGTCGGCGGCGCGTCTCGCGTGGGCACCCGAGACCGCGCCCGCGTCGGCGGACAGAACGGCCATGTCCGACGTGTACGAGACCGACGATGGGACCATGATCGGCTTCGTCAGCTCGGTGCCGTCGGCGCCGACGCGAGCGGTCGTGCTGGTCGCCGACGTGAGCGACATCGCGGCGACCTTCCAGGAACCGGTCGAGGGTGGGTTCACGCAGGTTGTCGCCCGTGACGGCACCGTGTTGATGGCCGAGAACGCCGGTGCGGTCGGTCGCGCGTACCTCGGCGCCGACAGCGAGGCGTTCCAGCGCGCCATCGACGGCAACGAGGTCGTCACGGAGGACGCCGGCATCGAGGACGCGATGGACACCGAGTTGGTCGTCTCGTACGTCCGCGTCCCCGGAACATCGTGGGTCATCGCGGCCCACGCTCCAGCGGACAACGCCTACGTGCTCGCCTCGTCGATCCAGCGCAACATCCTCCTCCTCGTCGCCACGGCGATCGTGGGCTTCCTCGTCGCGGGGGTGCTCATCGCCAAGCCGACCGGCGACGCGCTCGACGACCTGAGCGAACGGGCTCGCGCACTCGGTGGCGGCGACCTCAACGTGTCCGTCTCGTCGAACCGGATCGACGAGATCGGCACGCTGTACGGTGCGTTCGGCGATATGCGCGACGACCTCGACGAGACGCTCTCGCAGGTCCGGACAGAGCGCGAGCGCGCCGCCGAGTCGAAAGCCGAGGCCGAGGCGATGGCCGAGTCGCTGGAGCGCCGCGCCGACGAGTACGGTGACGCGATGGCCCGGTGTGCCGACGGCGACCTCACCGTCAGGCTGGACGAGGACTCCGACCACGAGGGGCTCCGAGAGATCGCCGTCTCGTTCAACCGGATGGTGGACGACCTGGAGGACACGGTCGGCACCGTCCGGGCGTTCGCCGACGAGGCCGACGGCCGCGCGACCGCCGTCGCCACGGGCGCCGACCAGATCGAGGACGCGAGCGCGTCGGTCAGCCACGCGATGACGGAGGTGGCCGGCGCCAGCGACGAGCAGACCGAGCGCCTCGACGAAGTGAGCGGCGAGATGAGCGGCCTGTCGGCGACCGTCGAGGAGATCGCCGCCACCGCCGCCGACGTGTCGTCGCTCTCGGCCGAGGCGGCCGACAGCGCGGACGCCGCCGGCGACGCCGCCGAGGACGCGCTCGCGGCGTTCGACGAGGTCGCCGACCACACCGAGCGGACGGCCGCGGAGGTCGAACAGGTCGCCGACGAGATGGCGGAGATCACCGAGGTCGTCGACCTGATCGACGGCATCGCCGAGCAGACGAACCTGCTCGCGCTCAACGCCTCCATCGAGGCGGCGCGGGCGGGCGAGGAGGGCGACGGCTTCGCCGTCGTCGCCAGCGAGGTGAAGACGCTCGCCGAGGAGACGAGCGCGGCCACCGACGACATCGCCGCCCGCATCGAGACGCTGCGCGAGGCGTCCGAGGCCGCCGCCGCGGACATGACCGCGACCGAGGCGGTCGTCGAAGACGGCGTCGACGTCGTCGAGGAGGCGCTCGACGCCGTCGAGTCCGTCGGCGACCGGATCGACGACACGAACGACGCGGTCGCGTCCATCGACACCGCGACCGACGACCAGGCGGCGACCACCGAGGAGGTCGTCACGATGGCCGAGGAGGTGGCCGACATCGGCGCGGACACGAGCGCAGAAATCGACGACGCCGCGGCGGCGGCCCAGGAGCAGGCCGCCGCGGTCACGCAGGTCAGCGAGGCGGCCGAGCGGCTCTCCGACCGCGTCCAGGACCTCCGCGCGCTGGTGGAGCGCTTCGACGTCGACGACGTCGACGAAGATCTCGTCGACGCGGTCGACGAGTCAGCCGTCGACGGAGCGGGCCTCGCCGCCACCGCCACCGACGACGCCGACGACGCTGCGGGGACGCTCGACGACACGTCGACCGGTGCTGAGACTGGGTCGGGCGTTGCGATGACCGACGGCGACGGCTTCGAGTTCGGTCCCCGCTGA
- the radB gene encoding DNA repair and recombination protein RadB: MSEFLTTGSAAVDDLLGGGIERGVVTQLYGAPASGKTNLALTAAVEVAAAGGSVLYIDSEDLSMVRFRDIAEARTDVPVQEVAGRLVVSEAMSFAEQGEAVKDAADLADGVDLIVLDSATGFYRLERTEDSRGGESVREVARHVTQLLSLARKHDLGVLVTNQVFTDPDADRDRPLGGNTLEHWTGVILRLERFRGGNRRATLEKHRSQPAGGSARFRITDAGIEDIDEGGGV; encoded by the coding sequence GTGTCCGAGTTCCTCACGACCGGCAGCGCGGCCGTCGACGACCTCCTCGGCGGGGGAATCGAGCGAGGCGTCGTCACGCAACTGTACGGCGCGCCGGCGTCGGGGAAGACGAACCTCGCGCTGACCGCAGCCGTCGAGGTCGCCGCGGCGGGCGGCTCCGTGCTGTACATCGACTCCGAGGACCTCTCGATGGTCCGCTTCCGCGACATCGCCGAGGCGCGCACCGACGTACCCGTCCAGGAGGTCGCGGGCCGCCTCGTCGTCAGCGAGGCGATGAGCTTCGCCGAACAGGGCGAGGCGGTGAAAGACGCCGCCGACCTCGCCGACGGCGTCGACCTGATCGTCCTCGACTCCGCCACCGGCTTCTACCGACTGGAGCGCACCGAGGACTCCCGCGGCGGCGAGTCCGTCCGCGAGGTCGCCCGGCACGTCACGCAACTGCTGTCGCTGGCGCGCAAACACGACCTCGGCGTGCTCGTCACTAACCAGGTGTTCACCGACCCCGACGCCGACCGCGACCGCCCGCTCGGGGGCAACACCTTGGAACACTGGACGGGCGTCATCCTGCGGCTCGAACGATTCCGCGGCGGCAACCGTCGAGCGACGCTGGAGAAGCACCGCTCCCAACCCGCTGGCGGCTCCGCACGCTTCCGGATCACCGACGCCGGTATCGAAGACATCGACGAGGGCGGCGGCGTCTGA
- a CDS encoding 30S ribosomal protein S8e, with translation MKDQSGRRKRKRTGGLRRPSSNKKRHELGREPAETTVGEPRFRVIDSRGTNEKTRALSTNVAQVATGEETVEADIEGVEENPSNVNYVRRNIITKGAVIATSEGNARVTSRPGQTGQVNAVLLDE, from the coding sequence ATGAAAGACCAGAGCGGACGCAGGAAGCGAAAGCGGACCGGCGGCCTCCGACGACCCTCCAGCAACAAGAAGCGCCACGAACTCGGTCGCGAACCGGCCGAGACGACCGTGGGTGAGCCGCGGTTCCGCGTCATCGACTCGCGCGGCACCAACGAGAAGACCCGCGCGCTCTCCACGAACGTCGCGCAGGTCGCCACGGGCGAGGAGACCGTCGAGGCCGACATCGAGGGCGTCGAGGAGAACCCCTCGAATGTGAACTACGTCCGCCGGAACATCATCACGAAGGGCGCCGTCATCGCCACGAGCGAGGGGAACGCCCGCGTCACGTCCCGTCCGGGCCAGACCGGGCAGGTCAACGCCGTCCTCCTCGACGAGTAA
- a CDS encoding cupin domain-containing protein translates to MALDLFAEALADLDPAEGEVETAELVVSDDVLVKLFALGPDAELSPHEHGDSTNVFHILDGEVTVVRDDETESIAAPGVVLHERGDVHGARNETDEVVAFTASLCPLPGSG, encoded by the coding sequence ATGGCACTCGACTTGTTCGCGGAGGCGCTCGCCGACCTCGACCCCGCCGAGGGGGAGGTAGAGACTGCCGAGCTCGTCGTCAGCGACGACGTACTCGTGAAACTGTTCGCGCTCGGCCCCGACGCGGAGTTGTCCCCCCACGAACACGGCGACAGCACGAACGTGTTCCACATTCTCGACGGCGAGGTGACGGTCGTCCGCGACGACGAGACGGAGTCGATTGCCGCGCCCGGCGTCGTCCTCCACGAGCGCGGCGACGTGCACGGCGCGCGCAACGAGACGGACGAGGTCGTCGCGTTCACCGCGAGTCTCTGTCCGCTGCCGGGGAGCGGCTGA
- a CDS encoding DUF7126 family protein has translation MTDLSAIVAGPDADGLGEELESLDVHVSRIDGAVTGGTLEDAGIDDAALFVLTDMTEATGIAVAKERNPDVRAVAYAAETLPEYAKGQTDLAVDPELLSADVVADELVSGA, from the coding sequence ATGACCGATCTCTCCGCGATCGTCGCGGGTCCCGACGCCGACGGGCTCGGCGAGGAGCTCGAATCGCTCGACGTACACGTCTCGCGCATCGACGGCGCCGTCACCGGCGGGACGCTCGAGGACGCGGGTATCGACGACGCCGCGCTGTTCGTCCTCACGGACATGACCGAGGCGACCGGCATCGCCGTCGCCAAGGAGCGCAACCCCGACGTGCGCGCCGTCGCCTACGCCGCCGAGACGCTCCCCGAGTACGCGAAAGGCCAGACGGACCTGGCGGTCGACCCGGAACTGCTCTCGGCCGACGTGGTCGCCGACGAACTCGTCTCTGGCGCCTGA
- the guaA gene encoding glutamine-hydrolyzing GMP synthase — MVDVDEFIDEATTEIQEAVGDSHAIIALSGGVDSSVAAALAYRAIGEQLTPVYVDTGLMRKGETEQIRETFSFMESLEVVEAQDRFLDALSGVTDPEEKRHVIGEQFIREFEREAKETDAEYLVQGTIYPDRIESEGNIKSHHNVGGLPDVVDFDGIVEPVRDLYKDEVRAVARALDLEAVISERMPFPGPGLAVRIIGEVTEEKLTVARNACHVVEEEVAEHEPWQAFAAVIGKATGVKGDNRVHGWVVSVRSVESRDGMTARAQNLPWETLQRIQSRITGENDNVARVVYDVTHKPPATIEYE; from the coding sequence ATGGTCGACGTCGACGAGTTCATCGACGAGGCGACCACGGAGATTCAGGAGGCCGTCGGCGACTCCCACGCCATCATCGCGCTGTCGGGCGGCGTCGACTCGTCGGTCGCGGCGGCGCTCGCGTACCGCGCCATCGGCGAACAGCTCACCCCCGTCTACGTCGACACCGGCCTGATGCGCAAGGGCGAGACCGAGCAGATCCGCGAGACGTTCTCCTTCATGGAGTCGCTCGAAGTCGTGGAGGCACAGGACCGCTTCCTCGACGCCCTCTCGGGCGTCACCGACCCCGAGGAGAAGCGCCACGTCATCGGCGAGCAGTTCATCCGCGAGTTCGAGCGCGAGGCGAAGGAGACGGACGCCGAGTACCTCGTGCAGGGGACCATCTACCCCGACCGCATCGAGAGCGAGGGGAACATCAAGTCCCACCACAACGTCGGCGGCCTGCCGGACGTGGTCGACTTCGACGGCATCGTCGAGCCCGTGCGCGACCTGTACAAAGACGAGGTCCGCGCCGTGGCCCGCGCGCTCGACCTGGAGGCCGTCATCTCCGAGCGGATGCCGTTCCCCGGCCCCGGCCTCGCCGTGCGCATCATCGGCGAAGTGACCGAGGAGAAGCTGACCGTGGCCCGCAACGCGTGTCACGTCGTCGAAGAGGAAGTCGCCGAACACGAGCCGTGGCAGGCGTTCGCCGCCGTCATCGGCAAGGCGACCGGCGTGAAGGGCGACAACCGCGTCCACGGCTGGGTCGTCTCCGTCCGCTCGGTGGAGAGCCGCGACGGCATGACCGCGCGGGCGCAGAACCTCCCGTGGGAGACGCTCCAGCGCATCCAGTCGCGCATCACCGGCGAGAACGACAACGTCGCGCGCGTCGTGTACGACGTGACCCACAAGCCGCCCGCGACCATCGAGTACGAGTAA
- a CDS encoding CTP synthase has translation MPTEQTGYDPSLGRKFIFVTGGVMSGLGKGITAASTGRLLANAGFDVTAVKIDPYLNVDAGTMNPYQHGEVYVLKDGGEVDLDLGNYERFLGTDMTSDHNVTTGKTYQHVIEKERAGDYLGKTVQVIPHITDDIKRRIREAAEGTDVCLVEIGGTVGDIEGMPYLEALRQFAHEEDDEDILFTHVTLVPYSKNGEQKTKPTQHSVKELRSIGLQPDILVGRCDDELDPETKEKIGLFCDVPTEAVFSNPDVEDIYHVPLTVEEEGLDEYVMERLGLVDEALPAAERENTWRELVTRERTGEVDIALVGKYDLEDAYMSVHEALKHAGLEHGVDVNVVWVDADEADGSHADRLAAADGVVVPGGFGSRGTEGKVEAVRYAREHDVPFLGLCLGFQMAVVEHARNVLGWEGADSAEFEPETPYPVIDLLPDQHDEEDMGGTMRLGAHETEIESGTLAERIYGDTSCTERHRHRYEVNPGYIEDLETNGLTFSGRAGPRMEILERDDHPYFVGTQFHPEFRSRPDRASPPFVGLLGAVLDETDPRETAADEEVTA, from the coding sequence ATGCCGACCGAACAAACGGGGTACGACCCCTCGCTGGGTCGCAAGTTCATTTTCGTCACGGGCGGGGTGATGTCCGGACTGGGGAAGGGCATCACCGCCGCGTCCACGGGCCGGTTGCTCGCCAACGCCGGCTTCGACGTGACCGCGGTCAAGATCGACCCGTACCTGAACGTCGACGCGGGGACGATGAACCCGTACCAGCACGGCGAGGTGTACGTGCTGAAGGACGGGGGCGAGGTCGACCTCGACCTCGGGAACTACGAGCGCTTCCTCGGGACGGACATGACCTCCGACCACAACGTCACGACGGGGAAGACGTACCAGCACGTCATCGAGAAGGAGCGCGCCGGCGACTACCTCGGCAAGACGGTGCAGGTGATCCCGCACATCACCGACGACATCAAGCGCCGCATCCGCGAGGCCGCCGAGGGCACCGACGTCTGTCTCGTCGAGATCGGTGGCACCGTCGGCGACATCGAGGGGATGCCGTACCTCGAAGCCCTCCGCCAGTTCGCCCACGAGGAGGACGACGAGGACATCCTGTTCACCCACGTCACGCTCGTCCCGTACTCGAAGAACGGCGAGCAGAAGACGAAGCCCACCCAGCACTCGGTGAAGGAACTGCGCTCCATCGGCCTCCAGCCGGACATCCTCGTCGGGCGCTGTGACGACGAGTTGGACCCGGAGACGAAAGAGAAGATCGGGCTGTTCTGCGACGTGCCCACCGAGGCCGTCTTCTCGAACCCCGACGTCGAGGACATCTACCACGTCCCCCTCACCGTCGAGGAGGAGGGTCTCGACGAGTACGTGATGGAGCGGCTCGGCCTCGTCGACGAGGCGCTGCCCGCCGCCGAGCGCGAGAACACCTGGCGCGAACTCGTCACCCGCGAGCGCACCGGCGAGGTCGACATCGCGCTCGTCGGCAAGTACGACCTGGAGGACGCGTACATGAGCGTCCACGAGGCGCTCAAACACGCCGGCCTCGAACACGGCGTCGACGTGAACGTCGTCTGGGTCGACGCCGACGAGGCCGACGGTTCTCACGCGGATCGCCTCGCGGCCGCCGACGGCGTCGTCGTCCCCGGCGGCTTCGGCTCGCGCGGCACCGAAGGGAAGGTGGAGGCCGTCCGCTACGCCCGCGAGCACGACGTGCCGTTCCTCGGCCTGTGTCTGGGCTTCCAGATGGCCGTCGTCGAGCACGCGCGCAACGTCCTCGGCTGGGAGGGCGCCGACTCCGCGGAGTTCGAGCCGGAGACCCCGTACCCGGTCATCGACCTGCTGCCGGACCAGCACGACGAGGAGGACATGGGCGGCACGATGCGGCTGGGCGCCCACGAGACGGAGATCGAGTCCGGGACGCTCGCCGAGCGCATCTACGGCGACACCTCCTGTACGGAGCGGCACCGCCACCGCTACGAGGTGAACCCCGGCTACATCGAGGACCTGGAGACCAACGGGCTCACCTTCTCGGGGCGAGCAGGCCCGCGCATGGAGATCCTCGAACGCGACGACCACCCGTACTTCGTCGGCACGCAGTTCCACCCCGAGTTCCGCTCGCGCCCCGACCGCGCGTCGCCGCCGTTCGTCGGCCTGCTCGGCGCGGTGCTGGACGAGACCGACCCACGTGAGACGGCCGCGGACGAGGAGGTGACCGCCTGA
- a CDS encoding complex I NDUFA9 subunit family protein — protein MRVIIAGGTGFIGTHLCTELDQRGHDVVAVAREPTSAGLPDGVVTKAGDVTDRDSLDPLVADADVVVNLVALSPLFKPDGGDEMHDRIHRQGTKNLVDAAEEAGVDRFVQMSALGADPNGTTHYIRAKGRAEEIVRDADPDHVIFRPSVVFGDGGEFVHFTKRLKEIFAPGVPVYPLPGGGRNRFQPIWVGDLAPMLADGVTEAEHAGETYELGGPDVLSLRDISNKVFEAEGKSISVVPLPMGLAKVGLTVLGSVGFPMGQDQYRSLQFDNVTADNEVGAFGVREADLKTFDEYLGLVAAGDEADATATA, from the coding sequence ATGCGCGTCATCATCGCCGGCGGCACCGGGTTCATCGGCACCCACCTCTGTACCGAACTCGACCAGCGCGGCCACGACGTGGTCGCCGTCGCCCGCGAGCCGACGAGCGCGGGGCTCCCGGACGGCGTCGTGACGAAAGCGGGCGACGTGACCGACCGCGACTCGCTGGACCCGCTCGTCGCCGACGCCGACGTGGTCGTCAACCTCGTCGCGCTGTCGCCGCTGTTCAAGCCCGACGGCGGCGACGAGATGCACGACCGGATCCACCGACAGGGGACGAAGAACCTCGTCGACGCCGCCGAGGAGGCGGGCGTCGACCGCTTCGTCCAGATGTCCGCCCTCGGCGCCGATCCGAACGGAACGACCCACTACATCCGAGCGAAGGGGCGCGCCGAGGAGATCGTCCGCGACGCCGACCCCGATCACGTCATCTTCCGCCCGTCGGTCGTGTTCGGTGACGGCGGCGAGTTCGTCCACTTCACGAAGCGCCTGAAAGAGATCTTCGCGCCGGGCGTCCCCGTCTACCCGCTGCCGGGCGGCGGGCGCAACCGCTTCCAGCCGATCTGGGTCGGCGACCTCGCACCGATGCTCGCCGACGGCGTCACCGAGGCCGAGCACGCCGGCGAGACGTACGAGCTCGGCGGTCCCGACGTGCTGTCGCTGCGCGACATCTCGAACAAGGTGTTCGAGGCCGAGGGCAAGTCCATCAGCGTCGTCCCGCTCCCGATGGGACTGGCGAAGGTCGGCCTCACGGTGCTCGGCTCCGTCGGGTTCCCGATGGGCCAAGACCAGTACCGGTCGCTCCAGTTCGACAACGTCACCGCCGACAACGAGGTGGGCGCCTTCGGCGTGCGCGAGGCGGACCTCAAGACGTTCGACGAGTACCTCGGGCTGGTCGCCGCGGGCGACGAAGCCGACGCCACGGCGACCGCGTAA
- a CDS encoding tubulin/FtsZ family protein, giving the protein MKLALIGFGQAGGKIVDKFVEYDQRTGSDIVRAAVAVNTAKADLMGLQNIPNDQRVLIGQSRVKGHGVGADNELGAEVAEEDIDEVQGAIDSIPVHEVDAFLVVAGLGGGTGSGGAPVLAKHLKRIYTEPVYGLGVLPGSDEGGIYTLNAARSFQTFVREVDNLMVFDNDAWRKTGESVSGGYDEINEEIVKRFGILFGAGEIDQGQEVAESVVDSSEIINTLAGGGVSTVGYASEEVEEAAGGGGLLSRLTGDKGEDDLDTAHTTNRITSLVRKAALGRLTLPCEIEGSERALLVMAGPPQHLNRKGIERGRKWLEEQTGSMEVRGGDYPVSGSGFVASVILLSGVTNVPRIKELQQVAIEAQDNIEDIRQESQDNLDSLISDDEDELESLF; this is encoded by the coding sequence ATGAAACTGGCACTCATCGGCTTCGGTCAGGCGGGGGGGAAGATCGTTGACAAGTTCGTCGAGTACGATCAGCGTACCGGCAGCGACATCGTCCGTGCGGCGGTCGCAGTCAACACGGCGAAAGCGGACCTCATGGGGCTACAGAACATCCCGAACGATCAGCGCGTGCTGATCGGGCAGTCACGGGTGAAGGGCCACGGGGTCGGTGCTGACAACGAACTCGGCGCGGAAGTCGCCGAAGAGGACATCGACGAGGTGCAGGGCGCCATCGACTCGATCCCGGTCCACGAGGTCGACGCGTTCCTCGTCGTCGCCGGGCTCGGCGGCGGCACCGGTTCCGGCGGCGCGCCGGTGCTGGCGAAGCACCTGAAGCGCATCTACACCGAACCCGTCTACGGGCTGGGCGTGCTGCCCGGCTCCGACGAGGGGGGCATCTACACGCTGAACGCGGCGCGCTCGTTCCAGACGTTCGTCCGTGAGGTGGACAACCTCATGGTGTTCGACAACGACGCGTGGCGCAAGACGGGCGAGTCCGTCTCCGGCGGCTACGACGAGATCAACGAAGAGATCGTCAAGCGGTTCGGCATCCTGTTCGGCGCGGGGGAGATCGACCAGGGCCAAGAGGTCGCCGAGTCCGTCGTCGACTCCAGCGAGATCATCAACACGCTCGCCGGCGGCGGCGTCTCGACGGTCGGCTACGCCAGCGAGGAGGTCGAAGAGGCCGCCGGCGGCGGCGGACTCCTCTCGCGGCTCACCGGCGACAAGGGCGAAGACGACCTCGACACCGCCCACACGACCAACCGGATCACCTCGCTCGTGCGCAAGGCAGCGCTGGGTCGTCTCACGCTGCCGTGTGAGATCGAAGGCTCCGAGCGCGCGCTGCTGGTCATGGCCGGCCCGCCCCAGCACCTCAACCGCAAGGGGATCGAGCGCGGCCGCAAGTGGCTCGAAGAGCAGACCGGCTCGATGGAAGTCCGCGGCGGGGACTACCCCGTCAGCGGCTCCGGCTTCGTCGCCTCTGTGATCTTGCTGTCGGGCGTCACGAACGTCCCGCGCATCAAGGAGCTCCAGCAGGTCGCCATCGAGGCCCAGGACAACATCGAGGACATCCGCCAGGAGAGCCAGGACAACCTCGACAGCCTCATCAGCGATGACGAGGACGAACTTGAGTCGCTGTTCTAG
- the cofC gene encoding 2-phospho-L-lactate guanylyltransferase, with amino-acid sequence MSDRVDALVPFAPDRPKTRLSDVLTPAERREFADAMLDDVLAALDAAGFSPRLLSTDPTNRDVPETVDERPLTAAVNAVLADREPSPESPLAVVMADLALATPRALSRLRGSGDVVLAAGLGGGTNALVSRSPDFRVDYHGASYLDHLRAARTVGATVREVDSRLLATDIDERADLADVLLHGDGAARDWLVDAGFELDAGDGRVSVVREE; translated from the coding sequence GTGTCCGACCGCGTCGACGCACTCGTTCCGTTCGCACCCGACCGCCCGAAGACCCGGCTCTCCGACGTGCTCACGCCCGCCGAGCGGCGCGAGTTCGCCGACGCGATGCTCGACGACGTGCTCGCAGCGCTCGACGCCGCCGGCTTCTCGCCGCGACTCCTCTCCACCGACCCGACCAACCGCGACGTGCCCGAGACGGTGGACGAGCGACCGCTCACCGCGGCGGTGAACGCCGTGCTCGCCGACCGCGAACCTTCACCCGAGTCACCGTTGGCGGTCGTGATGGCCGACCTCGCGCTGGCGACGCCGCGAGCGCTCTCGCGGCTCCGTGGGTCGGGCGACGTGGTGCTCGCGGCTGGACTGGGCGGCGGGACGAACGCGCTCGTGTCGCGCTCGCCCGACTTCCGCGTCGACTACCACGGTGCCTCCTACCTCGACCACCTGCGTGCGGCCCGCACGGTCGGCGCGACGGTTCGAGAGGTGGACTCGCGGCTGTTGGCGACGGATATCGACGAGCGCGCCGACCTCGCGGATGTCCTGCTCCACGGCGACGGCGCCGCGCGCGACTGGCTGGTCGACGCGGGGTTCGAACTCGACGCGGGAGACGGGCGGGTGTCGGTCGTCCGCGAGGAGTGA
- a CDS encoding DUF4386 family protein: MVDRTASGNTGQIAIERSADGGEVVLRRAGGVAALVAAATFVVGFALFLTVLAAAGYGDDAARSVAFLLDNRALLTAWNLVIYVVFGTALVVLALALHRRLRDDTPVLAAVATVFGQIWAGLVIGAGMVANVAIGAVVDAAGRSPAEAEATWATLRAVENGLGGGNEIVGSLWVILVGWAAIRGGSLPRTVCYLGFVAGVAGLLTVVPGLGDLGAIFGFGLIAWFAWVGIHLLRAGGDDELTTGADPDDGVAAATRF, translated from the coding sequence ATGGTGGATCGCACCGCGAGTGGTAACACGGGACAGATCGCTATCGAACGGTCGGCAGACGGCGGGGAGGTCGTCCTTCGTCGGGCGGGCGGGGTCGCCGCGCTCGTCGCGGCGGCCACGTTCGTCGTCGGGTTCGCGCTGTTCCTCACGGTGCTCGCGGCGGCGGGCTACGGCGACGACGCCGCCCGGTCGGTCGCCTTCCTGCTCGACAACCGGGCGCTGTTGACCGCGTGGAATCTCGTCATCTACGTGGTCTTCGGGACCGCACTCGTCGTGCTCGCGCTGGCGCTCCACCGCCGTCTCCGCGACGACACGCCCGTGCTGGCGGCGGTCGCGACCGTGTTCGGGCAGATCTGGGCCGGGCTGGTGATCGGCGCGGGCATGGTCGCGAACGTAGCCATTGGTGCCGTCGTCGACGCCGCCGGCCGCTCGCCCGCCGAGGCCGAGGCGACGTGGGCGACGCTGCGCGCCGTCGAAAATGGGCTCGGGGGCGGCAACGAGATCGTCGGGTCCCTGTGGGTGATCCTCGTCGGCTGGGCGGCCATCCGGGGTGGGTCGCTCCCGCGGACCGTGTGCTATCTCGGCTTCGTGGCCGGTGTCGCCGGACTGCTCACTGTAGTCCCCGGTCTCGGTGATCTCGGGGCCATCTTCGGATTCGGGCTGATCGCGTGGTTCGCCTGGGTCGGGATCCACCTGCTCCGGGCCGGCGGTGACGACGAACTCACGACCGGAGCGGACCCCGACGACGGTGTCGCGGCAGCGACTCGCTTCTGA